The genomic stretch CACTATGTTAGAGATTTTGCAGCTGTTTCACATAACAATTGATTTCTATTGTAGCACAAATCTGACTGTCTTGTCATACATACTCCACCCCAAAGAAACATtacatgtaaaaaaataaaatgaaatgaaaaaaataaaataaaaaaatatttattctatttaaaaaataggAGCAGAAGCAGGACAAAGAACAAATCAATTATTCTTATTTCCTGATGAAATAAAATGCACTAGGAGTTAAAATTaacttccaatattttttcagttaTAATCTTACACGAGGGGCTGGACGCATCAGGCTCTCAATAAGTTTAGGAAAACTTCTGACAAGATAATAGGAATGCAACCCAGACAACAGATAATTACCCTCTTGGTTGAATGGATTCAAAACAGGAGTCTTGAAGCTGTATAACTCATGTATGGAAGCTAGGATTCAATGAGCAACCCTGTACGGTGGAAAGCAGCGAGGTTTCCAACTGAAACATGCAAACTCTCTGAACATGGGAAGGCTTAACTTCCTTCCACCTACTTGTAGAGTTGGAAGACATGTCATGAAGATTTTgcttcatcaaactgtgccaaAAACCAGTCATTGTTTTTGCACTAGATGCTCAACATCTCCAAGCTCCACCTCACCACCTTGCCATCCTCCCACATTCTGAAAAAGCAACTCAATCTGCTCCAGAGACTTCCCCTTTGTTTCAGgaacaaaaatataaacaaagaCGACAGATAGAGCCGAAATCAAGAAAAAGACGAAGAAAGTTCCTCCCACTGTAATAGCACGAGAAATAGACAGGAAGGACATGGCAACTACACCACTGCTCACCCTATTCCCCACAGCTCCAAGTGCTGATGCTTGAGCACGCAATTTGAGAGGGAAGATTTCAGATGTCAAAACCCAGCAAACTGGGCCAATTCCCACTGAAAAGAAGGCAACATTCCCACAGACAGCTAAAATTGACAATGGAATGGCTACTCCACCCTTCGTTAAAGATAGGGTAATGCTTAATCCAAACAAACACATAGTCATCCCAATCGTGCTCACATATAACAGTGGTTTCCTCCCCACTTTGTCAATGAGTACAATGGCAACCAAAATGAAAAGAGTCTTGGTAAATCCAACAGCAACAGTTGCAGCTAGAAGCTTGGTTTTGTCCTCAATTCCAGCTTCTTTCAAGATTGTAGGGCTGTAATATACAGTTGCATCTATACCTGTGATCTGCTGGAAAAATTGAACTCCAAACCCAGTTATCATCATGCGACGAACTGCAGGCGAAGGGCTTAGGAGTTCACGCCAGACAGCTTTTTCTTCAGACTTATCTGCATTTGCAGTCCCAGCTGCTTCCAGTATCTCTTGGAGTCTCTGTTCCACCTCTCCCTCATTCTCAATCGTCTTCAGCAAGACCAACCTTGCTTCTTCAATCCGGTTCTGCACTGCCAACCATCTGGGTGACTCAGGTATGATGAACAGAGCAAATCCAATAAAGACTGAGGGAAGGATTCCAACGGCAAGCATTATTCTCCAGCTTATGTGAGGTGAGAGACCAGAAAATGCATAGTTTGAGATGTAACCTAAAAGGATTCCAAAGTTGATGAAAATCTCAGGGAAGGAAGTGAAAGATCCTCTGGCAATGGTGGGAGATATCTCAGCAATGTAAACAGGGGCAATCATGACTCCAAAACCAATCCCTATCCCAGCCAAGAGTCTTCCTATCATCAGTACTAGGAAAGAAGGAGCAAGCGTCATTATAACTGCACCTGCTTGAAATATAATCGCTGCAAAGGCCATTGTCCATTTTCTACCAATGGCGTCTGAGGTTCTGCCACCAGCTAAACTGCCCAAAAGTGAGATGATGCTCAAGCAACCAACAAGAACTTCTTCTTGCACCTCTGTTATCTTCAGATCTTCCTGAATGAATATGATGGCTCCGCTCATAACACCCACATCTGCAGATCATTAAGACCAAAAGCCTCAGACTTCACAAATAATTCATTCTAAAATTACTGACTCTAGAAGCAAGACAATGCTGGAGATATCGGACTTTAGCATCTGGATAGCTTGCAAAGATAATCATCAGCTGGTCAAAGTACATAAGCTGTTGTGTAGTATTCTTCCCAAATGGAAAACTCCCAATTAAAAACTTTCATCTAGCTATGCCAACTTCAATGTTAAATAATGAAAAACTTGATAATAATCACAAAGAGATGAAATGCATATGAGAAGGCAAGTTTTAGGGACTAGAAGACAATATCATTGACTCTGCATTGTTACAGAAATGGGAGTTGTTGCTTAAGGAAAAGTATTGAAAAGTTGCCGAGATATATTTATCAAAAGTCACAACACGTTCTTTTACTGTTAAAAGAGCTGCAAACTAGAACATCAGAACACCAAATTTCCCTTGGACATTAAGCTGAAGTTACATCCAGAACACCAAATTTCAGGCAAATGTGttcttaaacaaaattaatcGGAACCGGCCAAGATCTTTGTTCCCGAATATGGCCATATTAGTGAAATGAGCCTCTAATCTCTCAACCACAAATCCAAATCTGTTCCCTTTCATTTTCAATATGAGAGACGAAACGACAAATTTTCTGTGGCGATATAAGACAGAAAATAATGGCTATTTGGATGTGGGTTTTCCCTGTAAAGG from Macadamia integrifolia cultivar HAES 741 chromosome 11, SCU_Mint_v3, whole genome shotgun sequence encodes the following:
- the LOC122092805 gene encoding probable polyol transporter 4 — its product is MGFVGLQENGNGDGFSNLPLGTKNKYMRMDAELTENEDASHHRQQAGTNNTKRYVFACVVFASLNSVLLGYDVGVMSGAIIFIQEDLKITEVQEEVLVGCLSIISLLGSLAGGRTSDAIGRKWTMAFAAIIFQAGAVIMTLAPSFLVLMIGRLLAGIGIGFGVMIAPVYIAEISPTIARGSFTSFPEIFINFGILLGYISNYAFSGLSPHISWRIMLAVGILPSVFIGFALFIIPESPRWLAVQNRIEEARLVLLKTIENEGEVEQRLQEILEAAGTANADKSEEKAVWRELLSPSPAVRRMMITGFGVQFFQQITGIDATVYYSPTILKEAGIEDKTKLLAATVAVGFTKTLFILVAIVLIDKVGRKPLLYVSTIGMTMCLFGLSITLSLTKGGVAIPLSILAVCGNVAFFSVGIGPVCWVLTSEIFPLKLRAQASALGAVGNRVSSGVVAMSFLSISRAITVGGTFFVFFLISALSVVFVYIFVPETKGKSLEQIELLFQNVGGWQGGEVELGDVEHLVQKQ